The Streptomyces spororaveus genome includes a region encoding these proteins:
- a CDS encoding ATP-binding protein, which produces MRYLILGVTEARDGTGAALPLGGARLRALLAALALRAGRPASVAELVDDVWGDDPPQDAPAALQALVARLRRALGGRDAVHSAPTGGYLLAAARDDIDLHRFDRLAVQGGQELATDPAAASRTLRTALALWRGPAFADLPEPARAAHAAVAEARRSGALRQRIEADLRGGAIAPAALLPEIETLVHEFPYDESLRAQQLRALRAAGRPAEALAAYERTRRTLADGLGTDPGPELAALHAELLRPQPRPQSPQSRPVGSDSAEVAEDPGGPGGPGGPPEAPRGNLRPRLTSFVGREPELAALRADLGRLRLVTLTGPGGSGKTRLAEHAAAAHPEAGWIVELARLDQPAAVPGAVLSALGLRESSLVARETPAPAAADPTTRLVEHCAHRSLLLVLDNCEHVIGAAAELAERLLTHCPGVRILATSREPLGVPGETVRPVEPLPPDPAHRLFADRGASVRPGFSPDDDPAAVAEICARLDGLPLAIELAAARLRLLTPRQIADRLDDRFRLLTSGARTVLPRQQTLRAVVDWSWELLDEAERTVLRRLSVFAGGCDLAAAEAVCADPAHDTPYDAADVLGSLVDKSLVLAEPGQGPGHGDRGDRGVPADHGMRYRMLETIHEYAAERAAAHPADARATARRHAAHYLAFAEEAEPLIRSAAQLPWIRRVETELDNLRAALHSTVVESADTEAGQRLVFALGWFWWLRNYRAEGAEWTTRTLGLTPEVPPEGTPEYWRFMRLLVLDMFLLAESNSAEKFRTSGYRDLAARIKETFRRGSPETTRFPGMLWPATTFLTGTSLDFHADLDRAVANCRVHAGEWELGIVLMLRAHVGIDVTGGLADVDADLAELHGIAHRVGDRWTRAQVASAAGEVALSRGRYAEARVEYEECLRLAREVGASVEAPFAIARIAETAYCAGDLDDAERLLAEAGKESDRYGGVYDVSTFARLLSALVALQRGDAARAREECDRAHAEAERFTVPAQLTAGLATVDAVLTGREQGPVAGLARIGPALAAAVDARCAERVLAGMAESAALLLADADRPAEAVRALAAATAWRAGHPRSVPESGAVDGLPERTRALLGPDRYSREEEAGAALAPAAFAATLTTAFSGS; this is translated from the coding sequence GTGCGGTATCTCATCCTCGGAGTCACCGAGGCACGCGACGGGACCGGTGCCGCCCTCCCCCTGGGCGGCGCCCGGCTGCGCGCGCTCCTGGCCGCCCTCGCCCTCCGGGCCGGCCGCCCGGCCTCCGTCGCCGAACTCGTCGACGACGTCTGGGGTGACGACCCGCCCCAGGACGCCCCGGCCGCCCTCCAGGCCCTCGTCGCCCGGCTCCGCCGCGCCCTCGGCGGCCGGGACGCCGTCCACTCCGCCCCCACCGGCGGCTACCTCCTGGCCGCTGCCCGCGACGACATCGACCTGCACCGGTTCGACCGGCTCGCGGTGCAGGGCGGCCAGGAGCTGGCCACCGACCCGGCCGCCGCGTCCCGCACCCTGCGCACCGCTCTCGCGCTCTGGCGCGGACCCGCCTTCGCCGACCTGCCCGAGCCCGCCCGCGCCGCCCATGCGGCCGTCGCCGAGGCCCGCCGCTCGGGCGCCCTCCGCCAGCGCATCGAGGCGGACCTGCGCGGGGGCGCCATCGCCCCGGCGGCACTCCTGCCGGAGATCGAGACACTGGTACACGAGTTCCCGTACGACGAAAGCCTCCGCGCGCAGCAGCTCCGCGCCCTGCGCGCCGCCGGCCGCCCCGCCGAGGCCCTCGCCGCCTACGAGCGCACGCGCCGCACCCTCGCCGACGGCCTCGGTACCGACCCGGGCCCCGAACTCGCCGCCCTGCACGCGGAACTCCTCCGGCCGCAGCCGCGGCCGCAGTCCCCGCAGTCCCGGCCCGTCGGCTCCGACTCCGCCGAGGTCGCCGAGGATCCCGGTGGTCCCGGTGGTCCCGGTGGTCCCCCCGAGGCTCCCCGCGGGAACCTCCGCCCCCGCCTGACCTCCTTCGTCGGCCGCGAACCCGAACTGGCCGCCCTCCGCGCCGATCTGGGCCGCCTGCGCCTCGTCACCCTCACCGGTCCCGGTGGTTCGGGCAAGACCCGCCTTGCCGAACACGCCGCCGCGGCCCACCCCGAAGCCGGCTGGATCGTCGAGCTCGCCCGCCTGGACCAGCCCGCCGCCGTTCCCGGCGCCGTCCTCAGCGCCCTCGGCCTGCGCGAGAGCTCCCTCGTCGCCCGCGAGACCCCGGCCCCGGCCGCCGCCGACCCCACCACCCGCCTCGTGGAGCACTGCGCCCACCGCAGCCTGCTGCTCGTCCTCGACAACTGCGAGCACGTCATCGGCGCCGCCGCCGAGCTCGCCGAGCGGCTGCTCACGCACTGCCCCGGCGTACGGATCCTGGCCACCAGCCGCGAACCCCTCGGCGTCCCGGGGGAGACGGTCCGCCCGGTCGAGCCCCTGCCGCCCGACCCCGCCCACCGGCTGTTCGCCGACCGCGGTGCCTCGGTCCGCCCCGGCTTCAGCCCCGACGACGACCCGGCTGCCGTGGCCGAGATCTGCGCACGCCTCGACGGGCTGCCGCTGGCCATCGAGCTGGCCGCCGCACGGCTGCGGCTGCTCACCCCGCGCCAGATCGCCGACCGCCTCGACGACCGTTTCCGGCTTCTGACCAGCGGCGCCCGTACGGTCCTGCCCCGCCAGCAGACCCTGCGCGCCGTGGTCGACTGGTCGTGGGAGCTCCTCGACGAGGCCGAGCGAACCGTCCTGCGCCGCCTGTCCGTCTTCGCGGGCGGCTGCGACCTCGCCGCCGCCGAAGCCGTCTGCGCCGACCCCGCCCACGACACGCCGTACGACGCCGCCGACGTCCTCGGCTCCCTCGTCGACAAGTCCCTGGTCCTGGCCGAACCGGGACAGGGTCCGGGTCACGGCGATCGCGGCGATCGCGGCGTCCCCGCCGACCACGGCATGCGCTACCGCATGCTCGAAACCATCCACGAGTACGCCGCCGAGCGCGCCGCCGCCCACCCCGCGGACGCCCGGGCCACCGCCCGCCGCCACGCCGCCCACTACCTCGCCTTCGCCGAGGAAGCCGAGCCCCTGATCCGCTCCGCCGCCCAGCTCCCGTGGATCCGGCGCGTCGAGACCGAGCTCGACAACCTCCGGGCCGCCCTCCACAGCACCGTCGTCGAGTCCGCCGACACCGAGGCCGGCCAGCGCCTCGTCTTCGCCCTCGGCTGGTTCTGGTGGCTGCGCAACTACCGCGCCGAGGGCGCCGAGTGGACCACCCGGACCCTCGGGCTCACACCCGAGGTCCCCCCGGAGGGCACCCCCGAGTACTGGCGCTTCATGCGCCTGCTCGTCCTCGACATGTTCCTGCTCGCGGAGAGCAACTCCGCCGAGAAGTTCCGCACCTCCGGCTACCGCGACCTCGCCGCCCGCATCAAGGAGACCTTCCGGCGCGGCTCACCGGAGACCACCCGCTTCCCCGGGATGCTCTGGCCCGCGACGACCTTCCTCACCGGCACCTCCCTCGACTTCCACGCCGACCTCGACCGGGCCGTCGCCAACTGCCGTGTCCACGCGGGGGAATGGGAACTCGGCATCGTCCTCATGCTCCGAGCCCACGTCGGCATCGACGTCACCGGCGGCCTCGCCGATGTCGACGCAGACCTCGCCGAGCTGCACGGGATCGCCCATCGCGTCGGCGACCGCTGGACCCGCGCCCAGGTGGCGAGCGCCGCCGGGGAGGTCGCCCTCTCGCGCGGCCGGTACGCCGAGGCCCGCGTCGAGTACGAGGAGTGCCTGCGCCTCGCCCGCGAGGTCGGGGCCAGCGTCGAGGCACCCTTCGCGATCGCCCGGATCGCCGAGACCGCCTACTGCGCGGGGGACCTCGACGACGCCGAGCGGCTGCTGGCGGAGGCCGGCAAGGAGTCCGACCGGTACGGCGGGGTGTACGACGTCAGCACCTTCGCCCGGCTCCTCTCCGCACTCGTCGCCCTCCAGCGCGGTGACGCCGCCCGGGCGCGTGAGGAGTGCGACCGGGCCCACGCCGAAGCCGAACGGTTCACCGTGCCCGCCCAGCTCACCGCCGGGCTCGCCACCGTCGACGCCGTCCTCACCGGCCGCGAACAGGGCCCGGTGGCCGGTCTGGCCAGGATCGGGCCCGCCCTCGCCGCCGCCGTCGACGCCCGGTGCGCCGAGCGCGTCCTGGCCGGCATGGCCGAGTCGGCGGCGCTGCTGCTGGCCGACGCCGACCGGCCGGCCGAAGCCGTACGGGCCCTCGCGGCCGCCACCGCCTGGCGCGCGGGCCATCCGCGCTCGGTTCCGGAGAGCGGTGCCGTGGACGGGCTCCCGGAGCGGACCCGCGCCCTGCTCGGCCCGGACCGCTACAGCCGGGAGGAGGAGGCCGGCGCCGCCCTTGCCCCGGCCGCGTTCGCCGCGACGCTGACCACGGCGTTCAGCGGCAGCTGA
- a CDS encoding MarR family winged helix-turn-helix transcriptional regulator: MSDAVDAIVGQWTAERPDLAAGLWPVEVVARIQRMNRVIDKHLKAFAAEHDLEVGELDILFTLCRSGPPYALTAGALIPAAMVTSGAITNRIDRMEAKGLVERVRDGQDRRTVRIRLTERSLALTESMITEHLSGYAELLAPLDPATCATVAQALRTLLEDNGDTSIT; the protein is encoded by the coding sequence ATGAGCGACGCAGTGGACGCGATCGTCGGCCAGTGGACGGCGGAGCGCCCGGATCTGGCGGCCGGTCTGTGGCCGGTCGAGGTGGTGGCCCGCATCCAGCGGATGAACCGCGTCATCGACAAGCATCTGAAGGCCTTCGCCGCCGAGCACGACCTGGAGGTGGGCGAGCTCGACATCCTCTTCACCCTCTGCCGCTCCGGCCCCCCGTACGCGCTGACCGCCGGCGCCCTCATCCCGGCCGCCATGGTCACCTCCGGCGCGATCACCAACCGCATCGACCGTATGGAGGCCAAGGGCCTGGTCGAGCGGGTGAGGGACGGCCAGGACCGCCGTACGGTGCGGATCCGGCTGACCGAACGGAGCCTCGCACTGACGGAGTCGATGATCACGGAGCACTTGAGCGGCTACGCCGAGCTGCTCGCCCCGCTGGACCCCGCGACCTGCGCCACGGTCGCCCAGGCCCTGCGCACGCTCCTGGAGGACAACGGGGACACCTCGATCACCTGA
- the lhgO gene encoding L-2-hydroxyglutarate oxidase, protein MQYAGVGGVSVGGGVDCDVLVIGGGIVGLSTAHAVARMAPGTRVVVLEKEPGPARHQTGRNSGVIHSGIYYRPGSLKARFAVSGAAEMVKFCAEHGIAHEVTGKLIVATEREELPRLHALVQRGRENGIPVRELGPAQITEYEPEVRGLAAIHVGSTGIVDYGRVSAQLAESSGAEIVYGGAVDLISRRASAVAVRTTSGLVVRARVLVNCAGLQCDRIARLAGDDPGMRIIPFRGEYYDLARPDLVRGLVYPVPDPAFPFLGVHLTRGIGGGVHVGPNAVPALAREGYGWSTVRPRDIADELAWPGSWRMAARHWRYGTGEIHRSLSKQAFTRAVRRLLPAVTAADLRPAAAGVRAQAVLRDGTLVDDFLIRDAPRTVHVLNAPSPAATASLPIGREIASRALRTLGSA, encoded by the coding sequence GTGCAGTATGCAGGGGTGGGAGGTGTCAGCGTGGGTGGCGGCGTGGACTGCGATGTGCTGGTGATCGGCGGCGGAATCGTCGGCCTGTCGACGGCGCATGCCGTGGCGCGCATGGCTCCGGGGACCAGGGTCGTGGTCCTGGAGAAGGAGCCCGGCCCGGCCCGGCACCAGACGGGCCGCAACAGCGGGGTGATCCACAGCGGGATCTACTACCGCCCGGGTTCCCTGAAGGCGCGCTTCGCGGTGAGCGGGGCTGCCGAGATGGTCAAGTTCTGCGCGGAGCACGGCATCGCGCACGAGGTGACGGGCAAGCTGATCGTCGCCACGGAGCGGGAGGAGCTGCCGCGGCTGCACGCCCTGGTCCAGCGCGGCCGGGAGAACGGCATTCCGGTGCGCGAGCTCGGCCCGGCGCAGATCACGGAGTACGAACCGGAGGTGCGGGGGCTGGCGGCGATCCACGTCGGCAGCACCGGGATCGTCGACTACGGCCGGGTGAGCGCCCAGCTCGCGGAGTCCTCGGGCGCGGAGATCGTCTACGGCGGCGCGGTGGACCTGATCTCCCGGCGCGCGTCCGCGGTGGCCGTGCGCACCACGTCCGGCCTGGTGGTCAGGGCGCGGGTGCTGGTGAACTGCGCGGGCCTCCAGTGCGACCGGATCGCCCGCCTCGCCGGCGACGACCCGGGTATGCGGATCATCCCCTTCCGCGGTGAGTACTACGACCTCGCGCGGCCGGACCTGGTTCGGGGCCTGGTGTACCCGGTGCCCGACCCGGCGTTCCCCTTCCTCGGGGTGCACCTGACCCGGGGCATCGGCGGCGGTGTCCATGTCGGCCCCAACGCGGTGCCCGCGCTGGCCCGCGAGGGGTACGGCTGGTCGACCGTGCGGCCCCGGGACATCGCGGACGAGCTCGCCTGGCCGGGATCCTGGCGGATGGCCGCGCGGCACTGGCGGTACGGGACGGGCGAGATCCACCGCTCGCTGTCGAAGCAGGCCTTCACCCGGGCGGTACGGCGCCTGCTGCCGGCCGTCACGGCCGCGGACCTCCGGCCGGCCGCGGCCGGGGTCCGGGCCCAGGCCGTGCTGCGCGACGGCACCCTGGTGGACGACTTCCTGATCCGCGACGCCCCGCGCACGGTCCACGTCCTCAACGCGCCCTCGCCCGCCGCGACCGCTTCGCTCCCGATCGGCCGCGAGATCGCCTCCCGGGCCCTGCGGACCCTCGGCTCGGCCTGA
- a CDS encoding MFS transporter gives MTTTTATTADITTTTGTTGTTGTTGVHPKPARLRAGTRARGGPVPVLWLALLATPLAAGANAPVLILPDMARSLGVSTSTAGWLVASYAWAMAVGTPLLAGLLRRRGLRAALRLAGALLVVGTLLVAASPWLPLTLAGRATQAAGGAGLAAVAMSLAGSARRMGVISAGFGILGASGPLLGAQLSQAVSWRLSLSVSVIAILAVPAVSRYAKAPAATPQGGFDARGAALLTALATALVLLPRTPAAALGSAVLAAALLALHVRRRPDGFVPAALIRKPLFLGSALLALALSGSYFTLLFSVPRLLTDRAGWDVATAGTGQLVALLTGSALSWLLAAASARMSRAAVRAVLIGVGAAAAAIAVFASWGPLLLVATMGGVFAATGANAVLSMHAASSAPDAQRPTAIGLFALCYQLGGAFGPAIATALVLTV, from the coding sequence ATGACCACCACCACGGCCACCACCGCCGACATCACGACCACCACCGGCACCACCGGCACCACCGGGACCACCGGCGTTCACCCGAAGCCCGCCCGGCTCCGCGCCGGAACCCGCGCCCGGGGCGGCCCCGTTCCCGTCCTGTGGCTGGCGCTGTTGGCCACGCCCCTGGCCGCCGGGGCCAACGCCCCCGTGCTGATCCTTCCGGACATGGCCCGCTCCCTCGGGGTGAGCACCTCGACCGCCGGCTGGCTCGTCGCCTCCTACGCCTGGGCCATGGCCGTCGGCACCCCCCTGCTGGCCGGACTGCTGCGCCGCCGGGGCCTGCGCGCGGCGCTCCGTCTGGCCGGTGCCCTCCTCGTCGTCGGCACCCTCCTCGTCGCCGCGTCCCCCTGGCTGCCGCTCACCCTCGCCGGGCGGGCCACGCAGGCCGCCGGCGGTGCCGGTCTGGCGGCGGTCGCCATGAGCCTGGCCGGCTCAGCCCGCCGGATGGGTGTGATCAGCGCGGGATTCGGCATCCTCGGCGCGTCCGGCCCGCTGCTCGGCGCCCAGCTCTCGCAGGCCGTCTCGTGGCGGCTCTCGCTCTCCGTATCCGTCATCGCGATCCTCGCGGTACCCGCGGTGAGCCGGTACGCGAAGGCTCCGGCGGCCACCCCGCAGGGCGGGTTCGACGCCCGCGGCGCGGCCCTGCTGACCGCGCTCGCCACCGCACTGGTCCTGCTGCCCCGCACGCCGGCCGCCGCCCTCGGCTCTGCGGTCCTGGCCGCCGCCCTGCTCGCGCTCCACGTACGCCGGCGCCCCGACGGATTCGTCCCGGCCGCGCTGATCCGCAAGCCGCTCTTCCTCGGCTCCGCACTACTCGCGCTCGCACTCTCGGGCTCGTACTTCACCCTGCTGTTCTCCGTACCCCGGCTGCTCACCGACCGGGCGGGCTGGGACGTCGCCACCGCGGGCACCGGTCAGCTCGTGGCGCTGCTCACCGGATCCGCCCTCTCCTGGCTGCTGGCCGCGGCCTCGGCGCGCATGAGCCGGGCCGCCGTCCGCGCGGTGCTGATCGGGGTCGGCGCGGCGGCCGCGGCGATCGCGGTGTTCGCGAGCTGGGGCCCGCTGCTGCTCGTCGCCACCATGGGCGGGGTCTTCGCGGCGACCGGAGCCAACGCCGTGCTGTCGATGCACGCCGCGTCGAGCGCCCCCGACGCCCAGCGCCCCACGGCCATCGGCCTGTTCGCCCTCTGCTACCAGCTGGGCGGGGCCTTCGGCCCGGCGATCGCGACCGCTCTGGTCCTCACCGTCTGA
- a CDS encoding sporulation protein — MSRELREPNEKLGAVLALAGISNAGLARRVNDLGAQRGLTLRYDKTSVARWVSKGMVPQGAAPHLIAAAIGAKLGRPVPLHEIGLADADPAPEVGLAFPRDVGAAVRSATDLYRLDLAGRRGGGGIWQSLAGSFSVAAYATPASRWLISPADSSVAREPAGSRTAHPATAAPAPADGPAPGTPAPGAAVSDAMTAEGPTTTGSPATGTPTAGTPATGGPTAGISAPLDPAARHSMVQSPVSATPSAHDGPAREATAPGPRSFPDGRTTGPMTGLAGPMAGPGSGPMTGPATGPPSTVVPAQPLPETPRDHGQRVGHSDVSKLREAAEDARRWDSKYGGGDWRSSMVPECLRVDAAPLLLGSYTDEVGRALFGATAELTRLAGWMAFDTGQQEAAQRYYIQALRLARAAADVPLGGYVLASMSLQATYRDFPDEGVDLAQAAVERNRGLATARTMSFFRLVEARAHAKAGDSTAAGTALRAAEGWLERSREGDPDPTWLGFYSYDRFAADAAECYRDLKLPRQVRRFTEQALSRPTEEYVRSHGLRLVVSAVAELESGNLDAACAAGTRAVEVAGRISSARTTEYVRDLLHRLEPYGDEPRVAELRERARPLLVTPA; from the coding sequence ATGTCCAGGGAGCTCCGCGAGCCCAATGAGAAGCTCGGCGCCGTCCTCGCCCTCGCGGGCATCAGCAACGCCGGGCTGGCCCGGCGGGTCAACGACCTCGGCGCACAGCGCGGCCTGACGCTTCGGTACGACAAGACCTCGGTGGCCCGGTGGGTGTCGAAGGGGATGGTGCCCCAGGGCGCCGCCCCGCATCTGATCGCCGCCGCCATCGGCGCGAAGCTGGGGCGGCCGGTACCGCTGCACGAGATCGGGCTGGCCGACGCGGACCCCGCGCCCGAGGTCGGTCTCGCCTTCCCGCGCGACGTCGGGGCGGCGGTGCGGTCGGCCACCGACCTCTACCGGCTCGACCTCGCCGGGCGCCGCGGTGGCGGCGGGATCTGGCAGTCGCTCGCGGGCTCGTTCTCGGTGGCGGCGTACGCGACGCCCGCCTCGCGCTGGCTGATATCTCCCGCCGACAGCTCGGTGGCCCGGGAACCGGCGGGCAGCCGGACCGCGCACCCCGCGACCGCCGCACCGGCACCTGCCGACGGCCCGGCACCCGGCACACCGGCACCCGGCGCCGCGGTGTCCGACGCCATGACGGCCGAAGGCCCGACGACGACCGGCAGCCCGGCCACCGGCACCCCGACGGCCGGCACGCCGGCCACCGGCGGCCCGACGGCAGGCATCTCCGCTCCGCTCGACCCCGCGGCGCGGCACTCCATGGTCCAGAGCCCCGTATCAGCGACCCCCTCGGCTCACGACGGGCCGGCGCGCGAGGCGACGGCACCAGGTCCCCGGTCCTTCCCGGACGGCCGCACGACCGGCCCGATGACAGGTCTGGCCGGGCCGATGGCAGGCCCGGGTTCCGGACCGATGACGGGACCGGCGACGGGCCCGCCGTCCACCGTTGTGCCCGCCCAGCCCTTACCCGAAACGCCGCGCGACCACGGCCAGCGCGTGGGTCACAGCGACGTGTCCAAGCTGCGCGAGGCCGCCGAGGACGCGCGCCGCTGGGACTCCAAGTACGGCGGCGGGGACTGGCGTTCGTCGATGGTCCCCGAGTGCCTGCGGGTGGACGCGGCGCCGCTGCTGCTCGGCTCCTACACGGACGAGGTGGGCCGCGCGCTGTTCGGCGCGACCGCCGAACTGACCCGGCTGGCCGGGTGGATGGCCTTCGACACCGGCCAGCAGGAGGCGGCCCAGCGCTACTACATCCAGGCGCTGCGCCTCGCCCGCGCGGCCGCGGACGTACCGCTCGGCGGCTACGTCCTGGCCTCGATGTCCCTGCAGGCGACCTACCGGGACTTCCCCGACGAGGGCGTCGACCTCGCGCAGGCGGCCGTCGAGCGCAACCGCGGCCTGGCCACCGCCCGCACCATGAGCTTCTTCCGGCTGGTCGAGGCGCGGGCGCACGCGAAGGCGGGCGATTCGACGGCCGCCGGGACGGCGCTGCGAGCGGCGGAGGGCTGGCTGGAGCGGTCCCGGGAGGGCGATCCGGATCCGACTTGGCTGGGTTTCTACTCGTACGACCGTTTCGCGGCGGATGCCGCAGAATGCTACCGGGACCTGAAACTGCCCCGGCAGGTACGGCGCTTCACGGAGCAGGCCCTGTCCCGGCCCACCGAGGAGTACGTACGGTCGCACGGGCTGCGGCTGGTGGTGAGCGCGGTCGCCGAGCTGGAGTCGGGCAATCTCGACGCGGCGTGCGCGGCGGGCACCCGGGCGGTGGAGGTGGCGGGGAGGATCTCCTCGGCGCGGACGACCGAATACGTACGGGACCTGCTGCACCGCCTGGAACCGTACGGGGACGAGCCACGTGTGGCGGAGCTGCGGGAGCGGGCCCGGCCGCTGTTGGTGACGCCGGCGTAG
- a CDS encoding asparagine synthase-related protein, translating into MRWLVGWSSIAASFGTAGRVSAHGPGQGSGHGSGQGGYGHGGAPLHGGLADAAHPDDPSVDAERTVHPVGAQLLWGDPDPLWAVGDWRPDEIRTLTADPADPFTRLAVLGCCGATDAELRRALYAARGGALRHLTQWSGSYTAVVQAGRRITVVGDLAGARPVFYTPWASGTAYATAALPLADLIEAQLDIGHLAALLACPDSPEALGDGTPYAGVRRIPPGHALILREGSREITGYEQVASLAVAAPEADAERAVEGVREALVDAVRARLTAPRHAPDTLPPYDPGPVPGMGPADRRAARGAPAPGVGADLSGGSASATLALLAAGLPGAPGSLLSPAGARLLAVTFNDLATPQGREAELERARAIAADPRLHHVVVAAAAEALPYAELDGPLTDEPGPSLVFAARERRRLAAGSADHFTGHGARQVLDAHPARMADLLMDRRRRHLLRPVAALARSASASGASGESLLVPLTVYSAARRLARTTYRAGMEAAAARLREGGVPERSSGPVDASLAALTWSRPGPAAGWLTGEALAEVSIRLTVAAGRPPLSLRPGEARARSLLARHAADHRVFEQAVEVRSQRLHAPFLDNQVVRAARALPESLRVQPGARAAILRSVLSSAGVREFPPGWGATDRVPNETATRLGLRAALSGLLDLFASPLLADAGLIEARVVRQALLDAADGRPVPLDGLAELVSMELWLGRLLARRGTCWTGTSAARRRAVPEGVPVHRPALS; encoded by the coding sequence GTGCGCTGGTTGGTGGGTTGGAGCAGTATCGCCGCGAGCTTCGGCACGGCCGGAAGGGTCTCCGCCCACGGCCCTGGCCAGGGCTCCGGCCACGGCTCCGGCCAGGGCGGATACGGCCACGGCGGCGCGCCCCTGCACGGCGGCCTCGCGGACGCCGCCCATCCGGACGACCCGAGCGTGGACGCGGAACGCACCGTCCACCCCGTCGGCGCGCAGCTCCTCTGGGGAGACCCCGACCCTCTCTGGGCCGTCGGTGACTGGCGCCCCGACGAGATCCGCACGCTCACCGCCGATCCCGCCGACCCCTTCACCCGGCTCGCCGTCCTCGGCTGCTGCGGCGCCACCGACGCCGAACTGCGGCGCGCGCTCTACGCCGCCCGCGGCGGCGCGCTGCGCCACCTCACCCAGTGGTCCGGCAGCTACACCGCCGTCGTCCAGGCCGGCCGCCGCATCACCGTCGTCGGCGACCTCGCGGGCGCCCGGCCCGTCTTCTACACCCCCTGGGCCAGCGGCACGGCCTACGCCACCGCCGCCCTCCCGCTCGCCGACCTCATCGAGGCCCAGCTCGACATCGGCCACCTCGCCGCCCTGCTGGCCTGCCCGGACAGTCCCGAGGCACTGGGCGACGGCACACCGTACGCCGGGGTCCGGCGCATCCCGCCCGGGCACGCGCTCATCCTGCGCGAGGGCTCCCGCGAGATCACCGGCTACGAGCAGGTCGCCTCGCTTGCGGTGGCCGCCCCCGAGGCCGACGCCGAGCGCGCGGTGGAGGGCGTACGGGAAGCTTTGGTGGACGCGGTGCGCGCCCGGCTCACGGCTCCGCGGCATGCTCCCGACACCCTGCCGCCGTACGATCCCGGCCCCGTGCCCGGAATGGGCCCCGCCGACCGGCGTGCCGCCCGGGGCGCCCCGGCCCCCGGGGTGGGCGCCGACCTCTCCGGCGGCAGCGCCTCAGCGACGCTGGCGCTGCTGGCGGCCGGCCTGCCGGGGGCGCCGGGCAGCCTGCTGAGTCCCGCCGGGGCGCGGCTGCTGGCCGTCACCTTCAACGACCTGGCCACCCCGCAGGGGCGCGAGGCCGAACTCGAACGGGCCCGGGCCATCGCGGCCGACCCGCGCCTGCACCACGTCGTGGTGGCCGCCGCCGCGGAAGCCCTCCCGTACGCCGAACTCGACGGCCCGCTCACCGACGAACCCGGGCCCTCGCTGGTCTTCGCCGCCCGCGAGCGGCGGCGGCTGGCCGCCGGTTCCGCCGACCACTTCACCGGCCACGGCGCCCGCCAGGTCCTCGACGCCCACCCGGCCCGCATGGCCGACCTCCTGATGGACCGCCGGCGACGGCACCTGCTGCGCCCGGTGGCCGCGCTGGCCCGGTCGGCCTCCGCCTCCGGAGCCTCCGGGGAGTCCCTGCTGGTCCCGCTCACCGTGTACTCGGCGGCCCGGAGACTTGCCCGTACGACGTACCGCGCGGGCATGGAGGCCGCCGCGGCCCGGCTCCGCGAGGGCGGGGTCCCCGAGAGATCCTCCGGCCCGGTGGACGCTTCCCTCGCCGCCCTGACCTGGTCCCGCCCGGGGCCGGCGGCGGGCTGGCTCACGGGGGAGGCACTGGCGGAAGTATCGATCCGCCTGACGGTCGCGGCCGGCCGCCCGCCGCTGTCGCTGCGGCCGGGGGAGGCCCGGGCCCGTTCGCTGCTCGCCCGCCACGCCGCCGACCACCGGGTCTTCGAGCAGGCCGTGGAGGTCCGCAGCCAGCGGCTGCACGCCCCGTTCCTGGACAACCAGGTCGTACGGGCCGCCCGCGCCCTGCCGGAGTCCCTGCGGGTCCAGCCCGGAGCCCGGGCCGCGATCCTGCGCAGCGTCCTGTCCTCGGCGGGGGTGCGGGAGTTCCCGCCGGGCTGGGGTGCCACGGACCGCGTGCCGAACGAGACGGCGACCCGGCTGGGGCTGCGCGCCGCACTGAGCGGGCTGCTCGACCTGTTCGCGTCGCCGCTGCTCGCGGACGCCGGGCTGATCGAGGCCCGGGTCGTGCGCCAGGCCCTGCTCGACGCGGCGGACGGCCGCCCGGTCCCGCTGGACGGGCTGGCGGAACTGGTCTCGATGGAGCTGTGGCTCGGCCGCCTGCTGGCCCGGCGCGGCACCTGCTGGACGGGTACCTCCGCGGCACGGCGCCGGGCGGTGCCGGAGGGAGTCCCCGTGCACCGCCCGGCGCTGTCCTGA